One region of Roseovarius faecimaris genomic DNA includes:
- a CDS encoding trimethylamine methyltransferase family protein produces the protein MARRSKTRRDSGGSRSGPLASPHVARRLPVFDVMDEQTIVRLEQQVDWLIEEVGIEFRDDPEAHRIWERAGAKMEGNRLRADAAWIRELCRQAPSEFTQVARNPARNVRIGGANQVFAPIYGAPFVRDLKGGRRYGDMESFEKLVKLAYLHPNLHHTGLVICEPCDVPVSHRHLDMVYTHMRWSDKPHLGAITEKSRAQDSVDMAEILHGREVMDQNCVIMGNVNTNSPLLVDKVVSEAIQVYCGRGQGIVLVPFILSGAMGPVSTAASVTQAMAEALVCCAFAQIVKPGAPFVLGNFLSSMSLKSGAPTFGMPEPVLSNYAIGQMARRVGLPLRCGGSLTASKIEDAQAAYESADSMQSTAVAGAHFVLHAAGWLEGGLCTGFEKLVMDADRLGAYQKLLGGLDASDEALARDAYAEVEPAGHFLGCGHTMRNYQTAFYEPALSDSENVESWEEAGEKDMRQRAYERWTAMLEGYEAPPIDEAVDEALRDYIARRKREIPEAWY, from the coding sequence ATGGCGCGACGCAGCAAGACCCGGAGAGACAGCGGCGGCAGCCGGTCGGGGCCGCTGGCCTCACCGCATGTGGCGCGGCGATTGCCGGTGTTTGATGTGATGGACGAGCAGACCATCGTCAGGCTGGAGCAGCAGGTTGACTGGCTGATCGAAGAGGTCGGGATCGAGTTCCGCGATGACCCGGAGGCGCATCGCATCTGGGAACGCGCGGGCGCGAAGATGGAGGGCAACCGCCTGCGCGCCGATGCGGCCTGGATCAGAGAGCTGTGTCGGCAAGCGCCGAGCGAGTTCACCCAGGTGGCGCGGAACCCGGCGCGGAATGTGCGGATTGGCGGCGCCAATCAGGTCTTTGCCCCGATCTATGGCGCGCCCTTTGTGCGCGACCTGAAGGGGGGCCGTCGTTATGGCGATATGGAGAGTTTCGAGAAGCTGGTGAAGCTGGCGTATCTGCATCCGAACCTGCATCACACAGGGCTGGTGATCTGTGAGCCCTGCGACGTGCCGGTGAGCCACCGGCATCTGGACATGGTCTATACGCATATGCGCTGGTCGGATAAGCCGCATCTGGGCGCGATCACCGAGAAGAGCCGGGCACAGGACAGTGTGGACATGGCCGAGATTCTGCATGGGCGCGAGGTCATGGACCAGAATTGTGTGATCATGGGGAATGTGAACACCAATTCGCCCCTGCTGGTGGACAAGGTGGTGAGCGAGGCGATCCAGGTCTATTGCGGACGCGGTCAGGGGATTGTGCTGGTGCCGTTTATCCTCAGCGGCGCGATGGGGCCGGTGAGCACGGCAGCAAGCGTGACACAGGCGATGGCCGAGGCGCTGGTGTGCTGCGCCTTCGCGCAGATCGTGAAGCCCGGCGCGCCCTTCGTTCTGGGCAATTTCCTGAGTTCGATGAGCCTGAAAAGCGGCGCGCCCACGTTCGGGATGCCCGAGCCGGTGCTGAGCAACTATGCCATCGGTCAGATGGCGCGGCGGGTGGGATTGCCGCTGCGCTGTGGCGGGTCGCTGACGGCGAGCAAGATCGAGGATGCGCAGGCGGCCTATGAAAGTGCGGATTCGATGCAGTCGACAGCCGTGGCAGGGGCGCATTTCGTGCTGCACGCGGCCGGATGGCTGGAAGGCGGGCTGTGCACCGGGTTTGAGAAGCTGGTGATGGATGCGGATCGCCTGGGCGCCTATCAGAAGCTGTTGGGGGGCCTGGATGCCAGCGACGAGGCGCTGGCGCGCGACGCCTATGCGGAGGTGGAACCGGCCGGGCATTTCCTGGGCTGCGGGCATACGATGCGGAACTATCAGACGGCGTTTTACGAACCTGCGCTGAGCGATTCCGAGAATGTGGAGAGCTGGGAAGAGGCGGGCGAGAAGGACATGCGCCAACGTGCCTATGAACGGTGGACCGCGATGCTGGAGGGGTATGAGGCCCCGCCGATCGACGAGGCCGTGGATGAGGCGCTCAGGGACTATATTGCCCGGCGCAAGCGTGAGATACCGGAGGCGTGGTATTAA